The proteins below come from a single Rhizobium sp. BT04 genomic window:
- the pgk gene encoding phosphoglycerate kinase: MPSFKTLDDLTDIRGKRVLVRVDLNVPVKDGKVTDTTRIERVAPTILELSNKGAKVILLAHFGRPKDGPSPDLSLSLIAPSVEEVLDHAVLTAADCIGEAAASAVAAMKDGDILLLENTRFHKGEEKNDPDFTKALAANGDVYVNDAFSAAHRAHASTEGLAHHLPAYAGRTMQAELEALEKGLGDPARPVVAIVGGAKVSTKIDLLMNLVKKVDALVIGGGMANTFIAARGTNVGKSLCEHDLAETAKQIMIEAATAGCAIILPEDGVVAREFKAGAANETVDINAIPADAMVLDVGTKSVEAINSWIERAATLVWNGPLGAFEIEPFDAATVAAAKYAAGRTTAGKLTSVAGGGDTVSALNHAGVADDFTYVSTAGGAFLEWMEGKELPGVAVLNASR, translated from the coding sequence ATGCCTTCTTTCAAGACCCTCGACGATCTCACAGACATCCGCGGCAAGCGCGTTCTCGTCCGCGTCGACCTCAATGTTCCGGTCAAGGACGGCAAGGTCACCGATACGACGCGCATCGAGCGTGTGGCGCCGACGATCCTCGAACTGTCCAACAAGGGCGCCAAGGTCATCCTGCTGGCCCATTTCGGCCGACCGAAGGACGGGCCCTCGCCCGACCTGTCGCTGTCGCTGATCGCCCCTTCCGTCGAGGAAGTGCTTGATCACGCAGTGCTGACGGCCGCCGATTGCATCGGCGAAGCCGCCGCTTCCGCCGTCGCGGCGATGAAGGACGGCGATATTCTGCTTCTGGAAAACACCCGTTTCCACAAGGGCGAGGAAAAGAACGATCCTGACTTCACCAAGGCGCTTGCCGCCAACGGCGATGTCTATGTCAACGACGCCTTCTCCGCCGCCCACCGCGCCCATGCCTCGACCGAGGGCCTTGCTCACCACCTGCCGGCCTATGCCGGCCGCACCATGCAGGCCGAGCTGGAGGCGCTGGAAAAGGGCCTCGGCGATCCGGCCCGCCCCGTCGTCGCAATCGTCGGCGGCGCCAAGGTGTCCACCAAGATCGACCTCCTGATGAACCTGGTGAAGAAGGTCGATGCGCTCGTCATCGGCGGCGGCATGGCCAATACCTTCATCGCCGCCCGCGGCACCAATGTCGGCAAGTCGCTCTGCGAGCATGATCTCGCCGAAACCGCCAAGCAGATCATGATCGAGGCCGCGACTGCCGGCTGCGCCATCATCCTGCCGGAAGACGGCGTCGTTGCCCGCGAGTTCAAGGCAGGTGCCGCCAACGAGACGGTCGATATCAACGCCATTCCGGCCGATGCCATGGTGCTCGACGTCGGTACCAAATCCGTCGAAGCCATCAACAGCTGGATCGAGCGCGCGGCGACCCTAGTCTGGAACGGCCCGCTTGGCGCCTTCGAGATCGAGCCCTTCGATGCCGCAACCGTCGCTGCCGCGAAATACGCCGCCGGACGCACCACGGCCGGCAAGCTCACCTCCGTTGCCGGCGGCGGTGACACCGTCTCTGCCCTGAACCATGCCGGCGTCGCCGACGATTTCACCTATGTCTCCACGGCCGGCGGCGCCTTCCTCGAATGGATGGAAGGCAAGGAGCTTCCCGGCGTCGCCGTTCTCAATGCGAGCAGATAA
- a CDS encoding potassium/proton antiporter, with the protein MEAFYIVVLVSTALVLLAAFSSLLAFRFGAPLLLLFLMIGLAAGVDGLGIEFSNNYLAYILGSIALAVILFDSGFGTPMQAFRLAAVPSLALASVGVLITASLFAFAAMWLLNFTWLEGLLLGSIVASTDAAAVFFLLRIGGINIRDKVRSTLEVESGTNDPMAIFLTIALVEVLASGERYAGINIGMLAMFVQQMGLGVILGLLGGMMIVLIVSKLDTDRGLTPIFVLALALLVFSFTGAVGGSGFLAVYVAGIYAGNRKMQAIGTIKRFQDGMTWLAQIIMFLVLGLLATPSQFPAIIVPAILLALFLIFVARPLAVWLSLLPFDYTQQEIGFVAWVGLRGAVSILLAIMPILGGLPNGQIYFNTAFIIVLVSLLLQGWTIKPVAKKLGLIIPPRIGAVDKVEVDLPGAANHELLSYRVIKDSPVLRGERIPRWATPSLVIRDGKSMRYQYAGRLREHDLVYLFIVPSYSRLLDRLFASRAPVDEDDAEFFGAFALSPARPAADLDAAYGPGLLNESEKGLTIAELMRQRLGGKADYADRVRLGSIILIVRDLDEHDHITSVGMSLEAVEPAITLPIFINLKEIIQRIRDRLNGRRNREIKTSESASKATAGRDEGTHENGR; encoded by the coding sequence ATGGAAGCGTTCTACATCGTGGTGCTGGTCTCGACGGCGCTCGTGCTTCTTGCCGCTTTTTCAAGCCTGCTCGCCTTTCGCTTCGGCGCCCCCCTGCTGCTGCTTTTCCTGATGATCGGCCTTGCCGCCGGTGTCGACGGCCTCGGCATCGAGTTCAGCAACAATTACCTCGCCTATATTCTCGGCTCCATCGCGCTGGCCGTCATCCTGTTTGATTCCGGCTTCGGCACCCCGATGCAGGCCTTTCGGCTGGCGGCCGTGCCCTCGCTGGCGCTCGCCTCGGTCGGCGTGCTGATCACCGCCTCGCTCTTTGCCTTCGCCGCCATGTGGCTTTTGAATTTCACCTGGCTGGAAGGCCTGCTGCTCGGCTCGATCGTCGCATCGACGGATGCCGCCGCCGTCTTCTTCCTGCTGCGCATCGGCGGCATCAATATCCGCGACAAGGTGCGCTCGACGCTGGAGGTCGAATCCGGCACCAACGATCCGATGGCGATCTTCCTCACCATCGCCCTTGTCGAGGTGCTGGCGAGCGGCGAGCGGTATGCCGGCATCAATATCGGCATGCTCGCCATGTTCGTGCAGCAGATGGGCCTCGGCGTCATTCTCGGCCTGCTCGGTGGCATGATGATCGTGCTGATCGTCAGCAAGCTCGATACCGATCGCGGCCTGACGCCGATCTTCGTGCTGGCGCTCGCCCTTCTCGTCTTCTCCTTCACCGGTGCTGTCGGCGGCAGCGGTTTCCTCGCCGTCTATGTCGCCGGCATCTACGCCGGAAACCGCAAGATGCAGGCGATCGGCACCATCAAGCGCTTCCAGGACGGCATGACCTGGCTGGCGCAGATCATCATGTTCCTTGTGCTCGGCCTGCTCGCCACGCCGTCGCAATTCCCTGCGATCATTGTCCCGGCCATTCTGCTTGCGCTCTTCCTGATCTTCGTCGCCCGACCCTTAGCAGTCTGGCTGTCGCTGCTTCCCTTCGATTATACGCAGCAGGAGATCGGCTTCGTTGCCTGGGTCGGCCTGCGCGGCGCCGTCTCCATCCTGCTGGCCATCATGCCGATCCTCGGCGGGCTCCCGAATGGTCAGATCTATTTCAACACGGCCTTCATCATCGTGCTGGTCTCCCTCCTCCTCCAGGGCTGGACGATCAAGCCCGTCGCCAAGAAGCTCGGCCTGATCATTCCACCGCGCATCGGCGCGGTCGACAAGGTCGAGGTCGACCTGCCGGGCGCGGCCAACCACGAGCTGCTCTCATACCGCGTCATCAAGGATAGCCCGGTGCTGCGCGGCGAGCGCATTCCGCGCTGGGCGACACCCTCGCTCGTCATCCGTGACGGCAAATCGATGCGCTACCAATATGCCGGGCGGCTGCGCGAGCACGATCTCGTCTATCTCTTCATCGTACCGAGTTATTCCCGCCTGCTCGACCGGCTGTTCGCCAGCCGTGCGCCGGTCGATGAGGACGATGCCGAATTCTTCGGGGCTTTCGCACTCTCCCCGGCCCGCCCCGCCGCGGATCTCGACGCCGCCTATGGTCCCGGCCTACTCAACGAATCCGAAAAGGGCCTGACGATCGCCGAGCTGATGCGGCAGCGCCTCGGCGGCAAGGCCGATTATGCCGACCGCGTCCGCCTCGGCTCGATCATTCTCATCGTTCGCGATCTCGACGAGCACGACCACATCACCTCCGTCGGCATGTCGCTCGAAGCCGTTGAACCGGCGATCACGCTGCCGATCTTCATCAATCTCAAGGAGATCATTCAGCGCATCCGCGACCGGCTGAACGGGCGCCGGAACCGTGAAATCAAGACCTCCGAAAGCGCATCGAAAGCCACGGCCGGACGCGACGAAGGCACACACGAAAACGGCCGTTGA
- a CDS encoding class I fructose-bisphosphate aldolase — MSERLEDIAVQMVTGGRGLLAADESTSTIKKRFDTINLESTETSRRDYREMLFRSDEAMKKYISGVILYEETLFQKAADGTPFVDIIRAAGSIPGIKVDTGAKPMAKYPGETITEGLDGLGERLARYYEAGARFAKWRGVIAISSSLPTRGSVRANAQALARYAALCQEAKIVPIVEPECLMDGKPGDHNIDRCAEVTESTLRIVFEELADARVSLEGMILKPNMVIDGKNARKASVAEVAERTVQVLKRTVPSAVPGIAFLSGGQSTEEATAHLSAINATADLPWFVTFSYGRALQDSALKAWNGKPENVAAGQREFTHRAEMNSLAAKGSWKKDLEKAA, encoded by the coding sequence ATGAGCGAACGACTGGAAGACATTGCAGTGCAGATGGTTACGGGCGGCCGGGGACTGCTTGCAGCCGATGAATCGACCTCCACCATCAAGAAGCGTTTCGACACGATCAATCTCGAATCGACCGAAACGAGCCGTCGCGATTACCGCGAGATGCTCTTCCGCTCCGATGAGGCGATGAAGAAATATATCTCCGGCGTCATCCTCTATGAAGAGACGCTCTTCCAAAAGGCCGCGGACGGCACGCCTTTCGTCGATATCATCCGCGCCGCCGGCTCCATTCCCGGCATCAAGGTCGATACCGGCGCCAAGCCGATGGCCAAATATCCCGGCGAAACCATCACCGAAGGCCTCGATGGTCTCGGCGAGCGCCTTGCCCGCTATTATGAAGCCGGCGCCCGCTTCGCCAAGTGGCGCGGCGTCATCGCCATCTCCTCGTCGCTGCCGACCCGCGGTTCGGTCCGCGCCAACGCTCAGGCGCTCGCTCGTTATGCCGCACTCTGCCAGGAGGCCAAAATCGTTCCGATCGTCGAGCCGGAATGCCTGATGGACGGCAAGCCGGGCGACCACAATATCGACCGCTGCGCCGAAGTCACCGAATCCACGCTGCGCATCGTTTTTGAGGAACTCGCCGATGCCCGCGTCAGCCTCGAAGGCATGATCCTGAAGCCGAACATGGTCATCGACGGCAAGAACGCCCGCAAGGCCTCGGTCGCCGAAGTCGCCGAACGCACCGTGCAGGTGCTGAAGCGCACGGTTCCATCAGCGGTTCCCGGCATCGCCTTCCTTTCCGGCGGCCAGTCGACCGAAGAGGCGACAGCCCACCTTTCGGCCATCAATGCCACAGCCGACCTGCCCTGGTTCGTTACCTTCTCGTACGGCCGCGCCCTGCAGGACAGCGCGCTCAAGGCCTGGAACGGCAAACCGGAAAACGTCGCCGCCGGCCAGCGCGAATTCACCCACCGCGCCGAGATGAACAGCCTCGCCGCCAAGGG